One Tissierellales bacterium DNA window includes the following coding sequences:
- a CDS encoding U32 family peptidase: MNKIELLAPAGSLEKLKMAIRYGADAVYIGGRAFGLRAQAKNFSKEEMQEGVDFAHEYGKKVFVTLNIIAHNDNFSGLKEYVLELEEIGVDAVIVADPGVMCEVQAAAPDMEIHLSTQANCTNYNTANFWHKNGVQRVVTAREMSLREIKELSENTPDDLEIESFVHGAMCISYSGRCLLSNFMTGRDANRGACAQACRWKYHLMEEKRPGEYYPVYEDETGTFIFNSKDLCMIEHIPELIEAGITSFKIEGRMKSAYYVATIIRAYRMAIDSYYENPEDYKFDPKWLEEIKKASYRDFTTGFYFGKPGSDGQLYANSSYIRNYDFLGLVLDFDSVSKIATIEQRNKFVVGEKVEVFGPSEKHHEMTIEKIWNSKGVEVESAPHAQEIVKVKVDVELKKWFMLRKEREEQK; the protein is encoded by the coding sequence ATGAACAAAATAGAACTATTAGCACCAGCAGGAAGCTTGGAAAAATTAAAGATGGCGATTAGATATGGAGCTGATGCTGTTTATATTGGTGGGCGAGCTTTTGGGCTTCGCGCACAAGCTAAAAATTTTAGCAAGGAAGAAATGCAAGAAGGTGTTGATTTTGCACATGAATATGGTAAAAAGGTATTTGTTACACTTAATATAATAGCTCATAATGATAATTTTTCTGGTTTAAAGGAATATGTACTAGAGTTAGAAGAAATAGGTGTGGATGCCGTTATAGTAGCAGATCCAGGCGTTATGTGTGAAGTTCAAGCTGCAGCGCCAGATATGGAAATACATTTAAGTACTCAAGCAAATTGTACAAATTACAATACTGCAAATTTTTGGCATAAAAATGGTGTGCAGAGAGTAGTGACTGCAAGAGAAATGTCCTTAAGAGAAATAAAAGAATTAAGTGAAAATACACCAGATGATTTGGAAATAGAATCTTTTGTTCATGGTGCAATGTGTATATCTTATTCTGGAAGATGTCTTTTAAGTAATTTCATGACTGGAAGAGATGCTAATAGAGGAGCTTGTGCACAAGCATGCAGATGGAAATATCATTTGATGGAAGAAAAAAGACCTGGTGAATATTATCCAGTTTACGAAGATGAAACAGGAACTTTTATATTTAATTCTAAAGACCTTTGTATGATAGAGCATATACCAGAACTAATAGAGGCTGGCATTACTAGTTTTAAAATAGAGGGGCGTATGAAATCGGCGTATTATGTAGCTACTATAATACGAGCTTATCGCATGGCTATTGATTCGTACTACGAAAACCCTGAAGATTATAAATTTGATCCTAAGTGGTTAGAAGAAATAAAAAAAGCTAGTTATAGAGATTTTACCACTGGTTTCTATTTTGGAAAACCAGGTAGCGATGGACAATTATATGCAAATAGTTCATATATAAGAAACTATGACTTTTTGGGATTGGTTCTGGACTTTGATAGTGTAAGTAAAATTGCAACAATTGAGCAAAGAAATAAGTTTGTAGTTGGTGAAAAGGTAGAGGTTTTTGGGCCTAGTGAAAAACATCATGAAATGACCATAGAAAAAATATGGAACAGCAAAGGGGTAGAAGTAGAGTCGGCTCCACATGCGCAGGAAATTGTAAAGGTAAAAGTGGATGTAGAATTGAAAAAATGGTTCATGCTTAGAAAAGAAAGGGAGGAACAAAAATAA
- the udk gene encoding uridine kinase, producing the protein MMSEINRPIVIGITGGTGSGKSTVAKEIINSLSPDDIAVIQQDAYYRDQSDIPFEERVKTNYDHPLAFDNKLLIEHLQKLISGKAIEQPIYDFAKHTRKEETVHVEPKDIIILEGILLLEDKNLRNIQDIKIYVDTDADVRILRRIQRDIEERGRTLESVIDQYLETVRPAHMQFIEPNKRYSDIIILEGGHNKVAIDMVITKIKSIIAQRTK; encoded by the coding sequence ATGATGTCTGAAATAAATAGACCTATAGTTATTGGAATTACTGGAGGAACTGGATCAGGGAAAAGTACTGTTGCAAAGGAGATTATAAATTCTTTATCACCGGATGATATAGCTGTAATTCAACAAGATGCATATTATAGAGATCAAAGTGATATTCCTTTTGAAGAAAGGGTAAAAACTAATTATGATCATCCTTTGGCGTTTGATAATAAATTACTTATTGAACATTTGCAAAAATTGATTAGTGGTAAAGCTATTGAGCAACCAATATATGATTTTGCAAAACACACTAGAAAAGAAGAAACAGTACACGTTGAACCAAAAGACATTATTATTCTTGAAGGAATACTACTTCTTGAAGACAAAAATCTTAGAAATATACAAGATATAAAGATTTATGTAGACACAGATGCTGATGTTAGAATACTAAGAAGAATACAAAGAGATATAGAAGAAAGAGGAAGAACTTTAGAATCTGTGATTGATCAGTATTTAGAGACTGTTAGACCTGCACATATGCAGTTCATAGAGCCTAATAAGAGATATTCTGATATTATAATTTTAGAAGGTGGACATAATAAAGTTGCAATAGATATGGTAATTACTAAGATAAAATCTATTATTGCTCAAAGAACAAAATAG
- a CDS encoding YqeG family HAD IIIA-type phosphatase, giving the protein MKILIPDYYYKDIQKIDINNLLKNGIKYLIIDLDNTLVGWDCPLPTEDVRLWFDKLNELGFDVCLTSNNNRERVELFANDLGLQFIYKAKKPLKRGFREAMSKMNVVDRTKVACIGDQLFTDVLGGNRMGITTILVEPIAQKEFAWTMFVRKIETLFRNKLTRID; this is encoded by the coding sequence ATGAAAATATTAATTCCTGATTATTATTACAAAGACATACAGAAGATTGATATCAATAATTTGTTGAAAAATGGCATAAAATACCTTATAATAGACCTAGATAACACTCTAGTTGGATGGGATTGCCCTTTGCCAACAGAGGATGTAAGGCTTTGGTTTGATAAATTAAATGAATTGGGATTTGATGTTTGTTTGACATCAAATAATAATCGGGAACGCGTAGAACTTTTTGCTAACGATCTTGGATTACAATTCATTTATAAGGCAAAAAAACCTCTTAAAAGGGGATTTAGAGAAGCCATGAGTAAGATGAATGTAGTTGATAGAACGAAGGTTGCTTGTATAGGGGATCAACTTTTTACTGATGTATTGGGAGGAAATCGTATGGGAATAACAACGATATTAGTAGAACCTATAGCGCAGAAAGAGTTTGCGTGGACGATGTTTGTTAGAAAAATAGAGACTTTGTTTAGAAATAAACTGACGAGAATAGATTAG
- a CDS encoding ATPase, T2SS/T4P/T4SS family — MENSKLRLGDLLVRENLITEKQLEAALAKQKSTGKKLGEILVDDRYVDSRDLVKTLQIQLKIPFIDLDAITIAPELAEVVKESLARKHQLVPVKKTSTGLLVAMADPLNIFAIDDVKMMTGLKIEPAIAMKENIEDAIKKLYTESQVEKAAEDFAKQFEESLESYDQIEEVVLDDVNNAPIVQLVNTIIDQAILSKASDIHIEPFEKIVRIRYRVDGQLQTKMKPSKATHSAIVTRIKIMCNLDIAERRRPQDGRYEYTKDGAIVDLRISIIPAVFGEKVVIRLLDRSNFLVSKKQLGFTEVNYEQFDEMIHKPHGIVLVTGPTGSGKTTTLYAVLSELNSDSKNIITLEDPVEYRLDGINQVQVNPKAGMTFAGGLRSILRQDPNIIMIGEIRDTETAQIAIRAAVTGHLVISTLHTNDAPSTVSRLMDMEIEPYLLSNSLVGIVSQRLVRRICENCKEEYEISNSEKEILKTYGVHKLYKGRGCSKCYNTGYKGRVAIHEVLIMNRELKGLIEGHASSEDIRQAALKNGMIELSENCRELVLEGVTTVDEYSRVIYTME; from the coding sequence ATGGAAAATAGCAAACTAAGATTAGGAGATTTATTAGTAAGAGAAAATCTAATTACAGAAAAACAACTTGAGGCTGCACTTGCTAAACAAAAATCTACTGGTAAGAAGTTGGGAGAAATTTTAGTAGATGATAGATATGTTGACAGTAGAGATTTGGTTAAAACACTGCAGATACAGCTTAAAATTCCGTTTATTGATTTAGATGCTATTACAATAGCACCAGAACTTGCGGAAGTGGTGAAAGAGTCATTGGCTAGAAAGCACCAACTAGTGCCAGTTAAAAAAACTAGTACAGGGCTTCTTGTTGCTATGGCAGATCCACTTAATATATTTGCTATAGATGATGTTAAGATGATGACGGGTTTAAAGATAGAGCCTGCTATAGCGATGAAAGAGAATATAGAAGATGCAATAAAAAAGTTGTATACAGAATCACAAGTTGAGAAGGCGGCGGAAGACTTTGCTAAGCAATTTGAGGAGAGTTTAGAGTCGTATGATCAAATAGAAGAGGTTGTACTAGATGATGTAAATAATGCGCCAATTGTGCAACTTGTAAATACAATCATAGATCAAGCTATACTTAGCAAAGCTAGTGATATTCACATAGAGCCATTCGAAAAAATAGTAAGGATAAGATATAGAGTTGATGGTCAATTACAGACTAAAATGAAACCATCTAAAGCTACTCATTCAGCTATTGTAACGAGAATTAAAATTATGTGCAATCTTGACATAGCAGAGAGAAGAAGACCACAAGATGGCAGATATGAATATACTAAAGACGGAGCAATTGTAGATTTGCGTATATCAATCATACCAGCAGTATTTGGAGAAAAGGTCGTTATACGACTTCTAGATAGAAGTAACTTCTTGGTTAGTAAGAAACAGCTTGGATTTACTGAAGTTAACTATGAGCAGTTTGATGAAATGATACACAAACCTCACGGAATAGTATTGGTTACGGGTCCGACAGGTAGTGGTAAGACAACTACGCTATATGCGGTATTATCTGAACTTAATAGTGATAGCAAAAATATAATTACGCTAGAAGATCCAGTTGAGTATAGATTGGATGGTATAAATCAAGTACAAGTAAATCCGAAAGCAGGGATGACCTTTGCTGGTGGTCTAAGATCAATACTTAGACAAGACCCTAATATAATTATGATAGGTGAGATTAGAGATACTGAAACAGCTCAAATTGCTATTAGAGCGGCGGTAACAGGTCACTTGGTTATCAGTACACTTCATACCAATGATGCACCTTCTACAGTGTCTAGACTTATGGATATGGAAATAGAGCCATATTTACTTAGTAACTCACTTGTAGGAATAGTGAGTCAGAGACTTGTCAGAAGGATATGTGAAAACTGTAAGGAAGAATACGAGATATCTAATTCTGAAAAAGAGATATTGAAGACTTATGGGGTGCATAAACTATATAAGGGAAGAGGATGTAGCAAATGCTATAACACAGGATACAAAGGCAGGGTTGCTATACATGAAGTATTGATAATGAATAGAGAACTAAAAGGGCTTATTGAAGGGCATGCATCTTCAGAAGACATAAGGCAAGCAGCATTAAAAAATGGAATGATAGAACTTTCAGAAAACTGTAGAGAACTCGTACTAGAGGGTGTTACGACTGTAGATGAGTATTCTCGAGTAATTTATACTATGGAGTAG